TCCACACAACCTTATATATGTATCGTATGATATCTGTGAGTAGTCACAATGTAGCTTTGAAGAGATAGCTAATTACCagactaaaaataaaaataacatggaAGTTAAATTTGTGTTAAATATCAAATATAGTTAAGCTTTTAGGATCAAGTATTACCTCCCATCTCTAATGTATATAATCAGTGATTACCACAAGCACTTATCTATAGAAGTACTGGAAGAAGCCATATATCAGCAATATTGCACTGTTCAGGGAAAAATTATTTTCTTATGGTCATACTTGGAATCCTGTTTTAATTTAATTAGTGTGCCTACATACTTCTCTCTAGAAGAGCATAAGACTGTAGGTAGGATTTTAAAATTTGCTGGGAAAACTGGAGAATGATCAGTGGGGGAGACAGCTATTAATAAATATCTTAATTAATACAGTGGAACAATCCTAAATTATCCTGGCATGCTAATCACTTTGTCCAGCCTAGGAATTCATCCCCTACTGCCAGGTAGATTGCTATGTAGTTACTGTGCAGGTGAGGAAAAAGCACTTAGTGAATGTACAGAGTAATTGCTATCTTGCTGTTCTGTAAGTTCCAGGCCCACCCCTCTGCTGGATGGTTAAGGGGAGCTTGACAGTGGGAAGTTTGACAGTGTTTATGCACTGGTAAACaaaaggcattctgcacatgctcagaggcatttaTTCTTTACCAAGCAAGTTACAGCAAGATGGTTTGCAATTAATGATTAAAAACAGATACCAGTATAAATTTCACTCCAGTGCAGTCCAATGTTCTCAATTATCACTAAGGATattgaaaacaaaagaaacaaaacaagacAAAAGGGAGGGAACGAGTGATGGAACTGAGCAGATAAGTATGAACTTGATCAGGAAGGCATTAAGTTAGAGACTGAACTTCACGCAAATTTCAGTTCCCTTCCCCTTCAATTCCTAAGGCAATCAGGGCACAAACTCTTTGCAgattccccttatatctctgcatcGAAAAGGGCTAAAGACTGTTTAAAAGCATAAGTTGATTCTTTAGAAGTAGGATGTGACATGTTTCAGGAGAGCATTGCATCTAAATGCCCCCTTGCAGCTAGAGGCCTGCTTCTTTACAGTGCTGCAGGCAGACTGGGAAGGTAAAGAAATTGCCCACCCGATCCCTCAGCTGCATAGGTGTAACAGAATTGCTGAAGTTTGCTACACTGTTACTCAAAAAATGGTTTTGTAGTTCCTTAGGAGAGGGGGCCAGTGTCCATGTCTTCTGACTTGGCTACCCgtctctcagagctaaactacacaagacaaattacatgcgTGCAACACGTGAACACACTTACacgtttccccattgctttcctgttcagtTGCATACCGCAGTCACACTGCACttgcagtgccatgtcggcctcccacctttggggtgggggagggttctccccaccactgcactttgttaatttgttttattgtttgtatattgattttagttcttgtttttatcgattttaactgttcaccgcccagagcccctggggatgggcggtatataaattgaaatataaataaataaataaataaaaatctgcaTTTGATCCCGTGCTCGGCCTGGcacgtgtttcttccccattcctcccagacaagAGATGGCATTCCATGATGCACTTTCTCTTTGTGTATGCTCAAACCctcctctgtagcttttctgaggGGGAGACTTGGTTACTCAATTGGACGtatcaggagaaaaaaaatgctggttttcctgggggagggggctaaAAAAAGGGAGATCCACACCTCTGCTGGGATcttgcagctctgcctgccaggaagggggagcATCTATGCAAAAGGGGAAGGGCAATCCCCACTTCGGGAGCCATGGCAGCATTTCTTGCAGTCAGCCAGAATCacttctttcctgcctgtttgttccTAGTCATctccgatctccattattccctatgggtagaACTATGGAAGCTCTCCAGGGGGGTGGAGgttgcattttgcaaaataaatctacaaaattttcaggggacttatcctctaaagacccccccccccaagtttctgggagattggaccttggggagccattttatggcttcccaaaaaaggtgccctcagccaccccatttcTTCCTATTATGCGGAAAAACTGACAGCAATTAgagaaacacatagatcataccttcctcagggtccaatctccatgaaacttgggggatccttagaggacagttaggagtaggtcctgtGCAAGTTCTGTgaattttgcttgaaaaatgccacaccAGCCCCCTAgttagctcccctagttttccccatagggaataatggagattcgAGGTGGCTGAGGGACCTTCTTTGGGagcccataaaatgccccccaaagtccaatattcatgaaactgggggggggggttatagaAAGCTAGGAGTAGGtctccagcaaatttggtaaaatatgGTCCTAAAATgtcgacccccaccccaccccagatgCCTGAAAATCCccaaattgcatttcccattggaaataatgggaaaattttacccaatttgctctgtattgctgagccgaactggagaatgagtaTCCCCCAcaccccatccttttcaggttcatgaaTCAGGcgtgtttctgaacttttgctcaatGCTTAATCATGTTGCCaagatctttcttcccacctcctccttatcccaacCAAAGATGCTTCATggagagcaggaggaggaagttaaggggggaggagggtgcaggaaggaggagtagggaggaggCGAAAACAACTAGAAaacaggagaatttaaaacatgccagattgaaagcaaaacagtttgggtgtgagcgagatctaagggcaaaaagagtgGGGAGGGAAGTAGAAGCTGCTCAAAATCAATGCTCTGCAATGGTGATttgctgattatgaccatggacacttgcaaccaCAACTACATCAGCTACCCGACACGTGCATGGACTAGGGCCACAGGACGCATGTTCACctggggtaaaatggacatgggcaggtaggaacagacatgattctagacacttgcatagcctcgtgtaattcgtctcatctagcttggccctcagtgaggttCAAGGCAGAGTTTGGATACAGAATGTGGAAATTAGCATAGAGACAGAAAGATTAGATGCACATGTGCCTCTTGTTTTCTAGTTTAATTTGGGAAATCCATCAAAGTCTGTCTGATCTGCTTTCTGGGTGGGGCCAACCCTGTTTCCAGCAGCAACAAACACAAAAAGTGTTATAATAAGGTGGGTGGGGGTAGCcatgtttttttatatatatatttttattgtttttcacatatACATAAAAGAAACATGAGACAATTATCATTATGCTTGCCTGTATCCATTATCTATTTCTTCACCTCCTGTATTTCATCCCACTACATCTTTAACTGTGAATTCTATTTTATCATATATTATTACCCTTAgtattacattacatttaatcATTGTATTTAtctgtcatccatttgtagaagggatcccatggtgcaGAAAcatggtgggtagccatgtttaatGGTGCATGTTGTGATCATGGTAGTGCCAGGGTAACGCCATACATAGGGTTtttcaactctgggttgagaaattcctggagataaagcctgaggagggaagggtttggggaggggaggggagggacctcagcggggtataatgcatttagtccatgctccaaagcagccacattCTCTAGgaaaactgatttctgtcatctggagatcagttgtaattctggtagttctccaggcccacctgaaggctggcaaccctatgatgtgCCACCTATCCACAAATTGATTCTTATATTCAGGGACTGCATTGAGCCCAGTGGATATACCTCTCTCCTTCTATGTGCTGGTAAAAGAAATATACACACCAGACTTAAATAGATTAGAACATTCGGCCACTGTTTGCAACTATGACCAACTACTGGCAATGCTGAAAAATGAACTtttaatccactttcaatgcactttagcaattgtttgcaagcGGATTTTGCCAATTCatacagtaaaatccagttgcaaagtgcattgaaagtggattgaaactgcattatttagcatgtgtgaaagcaggtAAGTCTTTAATATATCATCATCTGACTTTACTAATAATTATGTTTAATCTTGGAAGGTTGTTCTGGCCCTTATGGCAGGATAATGGATGTTCAAACTACAGGGGCTGGACTTAGAACTGCAAGAGCAGAAGGCCTGAAGGCTGGAGGTAAGAGTCCTCAGAGGTGTTTAcagatttgggagtggatcctTCTGTCTGGCACAAGCAGCACCACACTAAATGAAGGGGAACTTTCTGTCCTCTAACTACCCAAAGGAGAGTGCGTTTCCCTGAAATAGTTCCTTCAAGTGCTAGTGGACCCTGAGGACTCTGGATAAAGAaagaggccgaatccacacttccctaccttccgcttttcatgtgtattgatcgcgctggattctatcccgcaatgtccctgtgttcacatcccttctcttactgtcGCTGCCTcgtgctatacttcgtccacatccctggtagaatcgtgtAATATGGGGCAGGTTTAGATCCAACGTCGCCAATGACGacatcacattcatttttttttcattttttcattagatttccgctatagcgtttttttgttaaattgctatggcgaggccacaccccctatgatgcctgtgattggttaatgttattctatgccttcttctttgaaatccattggaccattattctggcgggctaatttgaactgatatttaaggtgggggtgatccaaactctccaaacaggcagactaattatttaaTGCTTGAATGTAacgttagaatgacggatttctgctataacagtaatttcaacagttaaaaaaaattaattttaacagccaccgatatttctgactgttcggcatcctaaaaatgacacagaaatggaaatgatgccaccccttgatgtctccgtggGGATTTGGAGCActccgattaagatttatggctgggattgtgcaacaatgctgggaaagtccccttttaaaaaagggggggaagggcgggcaggcaggcatgctgcggagagagtggaaaagcttgataattgcacggcaaagagggatggtgttctggaaaggctgcaaaaacagaagtggggtggtttgaagggggtggtctccttgtgaaacacttctatttgtccacatccatggtgagaaccgcgcaagagaagcatttgaatgcatgacaaattTGTCTGAGGTGCAACAtgaaagacgcgagagaatggcgggatagaggtaagagtatgtgaacagccctctgagaagcgaataatgggcggggaaaaagtggaaaacttgagacgtgtgggtTTGGCCAGAGACTGCTGTGGGAGGGGAATTGTAAAAATGCCCCTTTCTTTTGTGAACAGAAGCACCTTCTTTGAACAGAAAAGAAGATCAGGATTTGAGCCAATTCTATTCCACACTAGGTCCAACAAAGGACCGACAAAGAACGACAATTTTTACTCATTGGATATCAAGAACAGAATCATTTCCTTTGTGGGACATTAAGGGCTACTCTTCATGATACAGTTATTCATGGAACCATTTGCCTCTTATGGCTGTCAAAGCATGTGCTATTAATAATCAATACCTATCCCCCTTATCCAGGGGCAGACTCGCCATTTAGCTTACAGGGGAATTTCCCAGTGGGCCATTGCTTTAGACAGCCACTGGTGGCCAAAGACAGCCAAACCCCAGCAAAACTGCCAATGCCTCAGAGGCCACTTGGCTCCGATTATTGGCAAGAGTAATCATTGTcaactcactcattttctcctgtACTGCTGTCAATCTGAAGGAAGAAACAATGAGTGAGTTAATGCCCATTGTTCCTGCTGTTTAGCTGAGTAGCCCCTGCAATGCTGGTTTGTAGTGCCACAAGGTCTCTTCAGTTTGGCTTGTTCCAAGGCTATTTTCTCTTCCCATTCCTCCTCTTTCAATGGACACTTACATACCAGAGTCTCATATTCCCTGGTGGAGGTTGTCATTGGTGTGGAGTCATATGGAGCTGTTTTGCATAATCAGGGTAATGTATAGTTCAGTCCTTGACTCCTTAGGTAGCCGTTTTGAGGTAAAACTACCAAAggatgatttttcttttttacaaaacgATCATTTTATCTTTAGTCTTTAAACAGATTAAAAGATTATGTATACACCCCCAACACAGCAGGAGAGATCCATCTGCAGAAAATACTTCCACATGTACAGCCACTGTGGATGTTACTTTATGCTCTTCATCCAAGCCCCACAGTGCCAGATGTCTTTTGACTGGGATATACTCTCTCAGTTCGGGTGCACTAGATTTTATGAATATCTAAAGCTTGACTTTGGCTTGTAATATTACTTAATCTTATGCTAGTTAAATGCACTTTTTatgtatttgaaataaatatctaaaattcTATTTACATTTTGCATAAGGAGTTCAAGCTTCAGCCATTATTGCAGAGAAAGATCTGAAGAATATGATCAAATATAGAACAAAGATTATAAATGTCAGTAAAAAAACTGGCATTGATGCAGCTGTGATTGCTGGTATAATCTCTCGAGAATCTCATGCTGGAACTGCCCTGAAGAATGGCTGGGGTGACCATGGAAATGGATTTGGCTTGATGCAGGTAAAGGCTTTATATTTGATGTAAACACAGAGACCATAAGGCCCAATTCTCATTCATTCCAATAAGGATCAGTACTCTAGTCTAGAGTTGTAAGGAACGAATTATCCCAACCAACCAAGTAGCTGTACTTGGTCACATTCCTCCCTTGTTACCTTGCTGTACTCTATCATCTCTTCTTTTTGTAATCTCCCATGAATCGGAACTTGTATTTTTCTTCTTACCACTTTGTAAAGAGGAAGTATACTGATGGCATAGgctaaaataataacatttgcaGAACTAGTAAAATGTTTTCATGTTTCATCTAGGTTGATAAAAGATACCATAAATTAATTGGTGCATGGAATAGTGAGGCTCATATTACTCAAGGTACTCAAATTCTCTGCAACATGATTAATGGCATTGCTAAAAAATTTCCAGGATGGACCAAGGCACAGCAGCTCAAAGGTATCAAATTACCAACAAAAAATATATTGTATAAACTGGGGTCTCCCTCCTCTGGCAACAGTACATGCTGACTTTCCATTCCTACAAGCAGCCCCTAGGCCATATCCTAGCCTGTCCTGAGTTTGGTGGAAGGTGCATAGGGCTGCAGCAGCATGTAGCATGTGGAAAGACTTCATTCCATGAACAGAACACCGGTCAGTTCTGTATCCAACATAAATTGCTAAACATTGTCTTCACAAATAGGCCTTCTGGGTCTAGACTGTAATGCTTAAGATACCTCCTCCATTTCAAGGAAACAGAAATGCTATATCAGGTTAATGTTTTTAACAGATGTGATATTAAAGAATGCTTATAAGATGACTTTCTGTTGGTCTTACATTAATTTTAGGTGGAATTTCAGCCTACAATGCAGGCATTCGCAATGTCCAAACCTATGACAGAATGGATATCGGCACAACAGGGAATGATTATGCCAATGATGTTACTGCAAGAGCCCAATTTTACAAGAAACACGGATACAACTAATGGTGTTAATCTTCTGTTTGACCACTTTTTAAGAAGTAATTTACAACAATGTACATCTATCCATAAGAATACCCTTTCTCTTCCTTAATTGTTTTACAGAAAATGTAAAAAGCATTTGTCTGGCAGCAGTTATATGCTTTAAATGACTTCCATAGTGGTGATTTAAGTGGGTTCACTACTTAAAGATTTTCAAAGTGGCACAAATATTAATGTACTAGAATAAATTGGTTCCAATTTTactttaagggtttttttaatcaaTATTATTTATTCAAATTCTGGCTTTTCTTCCTATAAGCAAATAGTCTGCTGCTTGAAAATAGTTTTTAGTACGCTTATGAACTCATTTGATCCAATGGTTTAGACAGAACAGTTTGTGAATCAGGAATCCTGGTTAAAATCTTGCCTCTGCCCCCAACCCAGTAGGGTGGCCTTAGATAAGCCAATATTCTCTCAGTCTTctatgcaatcctgtgcagaattacactagtctaaacccattgattacAATGGTCTtagtagagtaactctgcataggattacgcTATTAGTCAACCATCTGCCATATGTGGACATTACATGCCCTCTTGCAGAACTTGTGAGGATTATTGCAATAATATACAGGACATGCATTTGAGGTTAATTGTCTCATCTATCATGTTAGAAAAGGCAGAAGGAATTTCATTGAGCATGGCAGAGAGGACCCAGAATGTCAAAATTTTGAAAAGCTTTGATATCATTATTCTAAGGCAGATCATTTGTCATTCTTACTATGTATTGAGGGAGAAATAAAAATAGTGTCTCCATTTAAAATTAACATTGTTTTTTGTGCTTACAAGCTACCAGTTAGTCTACAAACTGAATATCCATATAAATCCTTCGTAAAATAATatatgggagggaaggtggcattttGTCAGATTTTGTCATATCTCAGTACTTAAATAGGaaaccaccgaggaagactctgcagaggaaggcactggcaaaccatttctgcttctcacttgccttgaaagcccctttctgggatcaccataagtcagttgcaacgtGACAGCACTATGTTTACATGTACTCCCTTTCACATTTTTTCTTAGACACATGGGGACTCTCTAACTTGTATTTGGGACCAGAACCACAACCAATTGTGGGGAATTAAGCTCATTGTTGGAGGAAAACCTCTTCCTGCTTCCACAGCCTAGCTAGCGTGGAAAACTGACACACTTGCCAATCAGGGGGAGCCAAGCATGTGATTGTGGGATCTTTCATGTGGATAACGGGCAGGCAAGCTGAAAATGCCTCTAATGGGCTACCAGGAACCACGAAACAACcagatcttttccaaagcaaagttAAGAATTCATTGAGGGAAATAAAGGGGTACAGGCATTAAAAAAGGTATTCAAGCATAAGAACAGTGCAATTGTTGTGTTTCCGGCACAACAATTTCCAGCAACTGTAAATATCCTTTTGTTTTTATTCCCTAACTAAAATGTCAGCCTTTAAAgtattacttcccagaagtgtttcGAACTCATAACAAAAATATGGCTCCAGCATTtgaggtcttgtgcctttggatGATGGTGACTATAGCAGAAATGACcttggaagaggggaaggaaatgAGAGCGGTTGTAGCAAACTTCCTGTATGTCAATGCACCATGATGGCTGCCCGAAGAAGAAGCACCTTCTGGCAATCAGACGAGGTCTCCCACCTGCTGAAAATAGCCCTGGATTCCAGCCATGCAGGGGACCTTATGGCAAGCACACACTTGCAGAACCGCTCATTATGTGAGCAGATCTCCAAGCGACTCACCAGAATGGATTGCCCCAGAACCCTGACCAGTGCTGCTCTAAATTTAGGTGCGAATGTATGCAGAACTGGAGAAGTGGCAGGGGATACCCAGGTTAGcagaaggacagcccaccacaGGGGGATGATGCTTCTATGGGAGGCAGCTAGGAGGCCTCGATGGGAGGACGGCCACCATGAATATACAGTTCTTCCTTAGACCCCGATAACTGGGGGGCAGTGTCTCTTGAAAGGGTTGAGAGTCCTCCTCTCTCTAACAGGACTCTATGCATACAGCACTCGCAACCACAAACAACTTTCAAAAGAGAACAGGTATATCTCATGAGAAAGCATTGTGGCATAATAACAttagagggaaggagggatgCTAGCCTGCTAGCTAAATATGATCATCTACCACACAAAACAATTATTTCCTGCTGACATAGTAGCAGTAAGGGATGCTTTAATGTTCTTCAAGAGGTCAGTCTACAACAATCCCCAGTTCCATACTTTTAGCTGCCTCTCCCTTCCACACAGCTGCCACACAGGGAGAGTTCCTTTTCCCATTTCTCCCatctcacctagggttgccaggtacccctcacctcctgtctggagggtggagtccctggcacttaccttgtgcgcTGCACGAGGCCCTCTTTTGCGCACATGCGCAAGTTggagctggtgtgatgatgtcacttccaaaagtgacagcACCATGCTGGTTGCTCCACATGGGGCCAATTcaacccgtttggggcccaaatcagccccaaatgaagtgcagggaCACTCCTGTgggcagcatgacatcacttccggaagtgacgtagCTGTGCTGTTTGGGATCGTGCATGTTATgcgcactcctgaggtgcctgttGGTGGTGAGCAACCtttgggagcttgccccctcccgctGATCATGGGCGATCAGCAGACAAggaggcaaatccccaggagtttgcctaccaccagggggcacctgggaaccctcatTTCGGGTTGCCAGCCCTGGGTTAGGAAATTTTGGGAGATTTGGGAGAGTGGAGCCTGAGTAAGGTGAAgcttgaggaggggaagggcctcagcagcatataatgctgtagagtccaccctccaaagcagccattttctccaggggaactgatctctgtaggctggagatcagttgtaatgctgagagatctccagtcaccagcGGGAGGTTGCAACCCTTGCCCAGGTGTGTGGGAGCACAATAAAGAGCAGGCCGCTAGTGCCTACTAGGTGTCTGTGTGGAGGGGGGGTGTAATAAGGAACAGGTTCTTAGggaccaggtgtgtgtgtgtgtgtgtgtgggggggggaggtggtggtaAAGAGCAGGCCCTTAGTGGCATGGGGTCCTTGGTTGGCAATAAAGAGCAGTCTCCTAGGGACCAGGTTTGTGTTTGGGGCTGTAATAAAGAACAGGCCCTTAGTGCCTAGGTGTCTGTGTGGAGGGGGGCGGGTATAATAAGGAGCAAGCTCTTAAggcccaggtgtgtgtgtgggtggggggtggtATGCAGGCCCTCAGAGCAGGCCCTTAGGGACCAGGTTTGTGTTTGGGGCTGTAATAAAGAGCAGGACCTTAGTGGCATGTGCTCCTTGGTGAGGAAAGGAGGTCTGTGcacagggccggcaccaccattgaggcagttaGGTGGGCGCCGCAGGTGCCacggggctggagggggcgccggagggggcgccgggggcagaggtgtgtgccacggagctggcgtgcctggctcgcggctgctgctgcagctggccagccctgcgccaccaccgctgccaccgtcacacacacccagccgggtgcagcagccatgggccaggcacggcaggcagccggggcagcgtgcggaacTTGGTCAGCCTCCTcacaccgccccagccacccgccagccaatgggcccggctttgctgcgtgatgacgtcatcatgtgatgacatcatcatgcagtccgggcgCGCACATGGGAGGGTggctgcaggcgccagaaaccctggcaccggcggtGCGTATGCATGTGCATGAGAGGAGACGTCGAGTCACCCTTTTCCTGCTGTTTGTTCCTCCCATCCCTTTCTTTCTTCCAAGGTTGCCAAATGTCTTTGCATGGCTTTCTGGACTAAAGGCTAATGTGTGTTGCCTTTAAATAAGTCAGTGCCTTTTTACCAAGAATCAAACTCTTTGGTTTCTAAAATGAGCTTTCTTCCACTGTGACTCAATTTTGCTGCAAGGGAACATATAGCAAATCTGGCTaaaggaataaaaaataaatcaaacaCAAGCTAGACTTAACTTATCCTCTGAGGATCATCCTTCTCCTTCATAATCTGAGGGATGGGTCTGCCTCTGCCCTCCTGAGGTTCCGAGACTAAACTAACCAAAATATAAGACAAAGgggtacatgcagggctttttttcagggggaacgcgggggaacggagttccggaacctcttgaaaatggtcacatggctggtggccccgccccctgatctccagacagaggggaattgagattgccctccacaatctgtctggagatcagggggtggggccaccagccatgtgaccattttctctgagggcaacccactgagttccaccacctcttttctcagaaaaaaagccctgggtacgtGGCTGGTCATACCTATTTCTAGGACCCTCTCCCTTCCTTGGGCCAATGACGGCTGAGGGCCTCACTCTCCATTTCCTGCCATGAACCAATTTACCAATAATATCCCCACTTACAGAACGAGATTTGCCAGCCATGCCCTTCAGTTTGGTGTTCTATCAAGGAAAAGGTGACAACTCACCCAAGGCTGCTCCCCTTCTTGTTCTGCACTTTCTCAGTTCATGCATCACACTAAAAACTGTCCCTCTTTGCTTGCCGCACAGCTGGGGATTTGATTGCGGTGCCAGCAAATGAATTTGTATTATTTTACCATCAGAACAAGCCACTCTCGGGCTGCTTTCCCAGATGGCGTTGGGGACTGAAAAAAACAAAGGTTGGAAGAAGGCTACTCTTGTCACTGGCCTTCCCCCAGTCCACAAAAGCTGGCGGGCAGCCATGAGGAGCAGAATCTTTTCAGTTGTGGCGCTTCATTTTGGTTTctgcctcttttttattttattttattttgcctgACATTTTAATAGATCTGCATGATGTGTTGCTTCTATGGGTTTGTATGTTCATAAATTGATCTGTTGGTCTCAGTCTGTATtttatgatatcttttttaactAGTTTCTGTCATTGTTAGTCTTCTTCTAAGGCAATTAGTGCATTTATACATTTATTGGAAAAGCCTTGTGCAACTTTTTTCAAAAAATCTGGTATATACATTTACACACACTCCAATACACACGCACCATTCTTTAGACATTgccattctcccagtgggggtCAAACTGGACGTGATAACAAGAAATCTGTTTGTGAAAATCATgaagggagggtgtgtgtgtctgagtTGGAGCATGTGGGAGCAGGGCTTAGccctttct
The DNA window shown above is from Eublepharis macularius isolate TG4126 chromosome 3, MPM_Emac_v1.0, whole genome shotgun sequence and carries:
- the LOC129325423 gene encoding lysozyme g-like, with amino-acid sequence MAGVSFVLVFLFCLLYRTEGNVPGCSGPYGRIMDVQTTGAGLRTARAEGLKAGGVQASAIIAEKDLKNMIKYRTKIINVSKKTGIDAAVIAGIISRESHAGTALKNGWGDHGNGFGLMQVDKRYHKLIGAWNSEAHITQGTQILCNMINGIAKKFPGWTKAQQLKGGISAYNAGIRNVQTYDRMDIGTTGNDYANDVTARAQFYKKHGYN